In the genome of Paenibacillus pabuli, the window AAAAGCCAGACTGACAGCGGCGCCCAGAATCGTAAGACCTATCTCAAAATACTCTACAAACAGCGCAATGCCGAACAATCCAAAGATAATGGATGGAACAGACGACAGCCCCTCCACGCAAATCCGCACGATCTCCATGACCTTGTTGTTTGGGGCAAACTCCGCCAGGTAAATCCCGGCTGCCATACCGATTGGGATGGAGATCAGAAGAGAGAGAATCAGCACATAGAACGAGTTGAACAATGCCGGCCCAATCCCTCCTCCTTCCTCAATCTCACTTGGAACACCATATAGAAAGTCCCAGCTCAACAAGGGCAAGCCTTTTTCCAGAAGAAGAAATAACAGTCCAACTATAAACAAAATGACGACAATGCCAACGCCCCACACCATGCCCGTAAAAATCCGGTCCAACAGTGTGGATGAACCTCTTCGTTTGCCAAAGGAATAGGAAGGGATACCTTCTGCCTGTTTCTTCACACTCATGTGTTATGGCCCCCTCTCTTCTGAAGCATTCTAACTGCGACGATCATCAGGATGGAAATGGCGAGCAGGATAAAGCCCATCATGTACAGCCCGTGATTCCAGGTGGAATCAAATTCGACACTAGAGATTTGCATGACGATATTACTTGTCAGTACCGCTGTTGGCGTGAACAGACTATTGGCGAGCTGCGCCGTATTGCCGATAACCATCACCACCGCCATCGTCTCTCCAATGGCACGTGTCATCCCAAGAATAACGGCGTACATAATTCCGCTTCTTGCAGCAGGCAAAACAACACGTATAACGGTTTGAAACCGGTTGGCGCCAAGTGCATACGCTGCGTCCCGATACTTGTTCGGTACAGCAGATATCGCATCATCACTGATCCGGCTAATGGTAGGAAGCACCATGATCGTCAATACAATGGATGCCGCGAGTAAACCATCCGCCAGATCATGTCCACTGAGATCCCGGAGCCAGGGGATGAGAATGGTCAGTCCCAGAAAACCGTAAACTACAGAAGGAATGCCTACCAACAAATCCAGAACTGGACGCAGCATTTGACGGAGCCACTTGGGAGTCATTTCGGCTAGAAATACCGCAATGATCACCGAGATTGGAACAGCAAACAGCATGGTGAGTCCCGTAAGTGCCAGTGTTCCCAGAATAAAGATCAGCGCGCCGTAATGCTCATTTTCCGGGTCCCAGTTGGTGGAGAAAAAGAATTCGCGGAGTGAAACATCCGCAAAGGTCAGAACGCCCGTACGAAGCATCAGGACCAAAATGCATAACAGAACCAGACAAACGAACAATGTACTGCCAATACAGATCATGCGAAACAGTTTATTGGACCATCTTAAACGCGCCTTACGGTCAAACCGGGTCCCTGATCCGGGAGCCTTGCCGATACTTGGACCAAGCTCACTCGGAGCAGGGCTGTTCGTGGATGGATTCAAATCGATCATGAAGGGCTCTTCCTTTCACATAGAGAAGCCAGCTTGGCGACCGTGCGCAGAAGCTGGCTATCCCTTTCCTTATGAAATACGAGAATGACGAACGTTCGCAGCTTTCGTTATTTTACGGCAGCAAGCGGAATGAATTTCAGCTTTTTCAGGGAACCGTTCTGGAACTTGCTGCTTTGGATATACTCGATAAACGCTTTGGTTGCTCCAGTAGGTTGGCCTTTGGTCATGTAATATCCAATGCCCCATACTTTGTATGTTTTGTTCAGGACGTTTTTCTCCGTTGGTGCCACACCATTGATGGATACAGCCTTCATTTTGCTAGTTACATAAGGAAGGTCAATATAACCGATTGCATTTGGCGTCGTTTCAATCGTTGTTTTCATATCACCGCTGGAGCCAACCTCTTTGTAGTTGTCCCCTTTGCTCATGAAGTCCTTGCCATCCAGTGCTTTTTGTTGGAAGTTAACCCGTGTACCGGAACCAAATTTACGGTTAACTACAACGATGTTGGCATCCGATCCGCCGACTTCCTTCCAGTTTGTCACTTTGCCGGAGAAGATGTCCTGCAGTTGTTTGGTTGTAAGATTGCTTACACCCACATTGGTATTAACGACCGCCGTGAACACTGTTACAGCTACCGGATTGGCCACCAGGCCATCAAATTTCTTGAAGCCAGGTACATCTTTGGATGCATCCCAGTCAACAGCGCCAATATCCGCGATCCCTTTACGAACGGATTGAGGACCTGTGATGGAACCTGCTGCGGAAGCCGAGATTTTAACTTTTGGATTATCCTTTTTGAATTCGCTCGCAGCTTGAAGTGTCAGTGGAAGCAATGCGGAGGAACCATTAATGACAATTTTGCCTTTCTCCGTGCTCTTGGCAGCGGATGCTGTTGTTGCGCCGCCCAGTCCACCAATTAAAGATACAGCCATAAGCATTGCTGTGAAGGGTTTGATCCATTTTTTCATGTTAACTAAACTCCTCTCGAATTAAAAAGCTTGTGTTCATACTTGATACAAAACATTACTTCGTAACGGCTCTCCAGCTGCCGCCAGCTTGTACCAGAACCCGGCCGTTCTCAACCACAGAGATTTGTGATCCGGCAACTGCGATGGATGATACATCGGAAGATACGGTGTACAGCTTGGTTTGTTTGCCAGTTAACGGGTCGATCGAAAGGATCACGCTGCTGTTGTCATCCTGAGCCGCCAGAACATACAAAATGCCACCTGACAGAATAGCTTGTTCTACATCGTACTCGGCATACACTGGCGTAGACTTTTGTGATGAATCCACAGACAGCAATGATGCTTTACCGTCTTCGGAAGGTACACTCACGTAGTAGGCTTTCTGTCCATCAGCAGACCATACAAATACCTTGTCGTCAGTGGATGTTGTAAGCTTCACCGCTTCCGGTTTCGAATCTCCTTTGTTATACGAAAATATTTGCTGTTGATTGGATGAGAAATCAATGGAGACATTGTCTTCATCCACATTGGTTGTATCCGAAGTTACGGTACCAAGTGTTGTTACGGTATAGATGAATTTCTTGCCGTCAGCAGAAACATTCAGGTTTTCCTTATAATCTACCTTGTCTTCGACCACTTTCGTAATCGCGCCATCCGCCAGATTCAGCTTGGCAATCACGGACCCTTTATCCCCTTGCAGGAAGTAGATTGCACTCCCGTCAGCAGACCATACCAACTCAGGCTTGATGCTGTTGTCGCTCGTGATCAGTTTGGAAGCCTTGGTCTTCAGATCAATAACATAAACGGCTCCCTCGGCATTCGTATACGCCGCTTGATCACCACTTGGCGAAATAACGAGATCCGATCCACCGTCTGTCGTTAACAACAACTCGTATTTGCCGCTTGTTGTATTCACGAGATAATCGTTTCTGCCATTGTTGTCGCTCTTGGAGACAATCAGCTTATCCGCTCCGGCAAAACGGGGATTCTCGACTTCATCGATCAAGGATACCGTACTGATCTCAAGCAGTCCGTTACGCTTGACGATCGTACCTCCAACGCCCGACACCAGTGGGCGAAGAGCGATGTAACTTGTACCACCGATGATGGTTATCGGTTGATTCAGATTCACTTTGACATCATCTACCACGATTTGTTTACTATTGTTTTGGAGTGTCACACTGTGATCATTTAGCTTGATCACCGTTGTTCCGCTATGTACTTCGGCTTGTGCGCCGATGGCTTTGA includes:
- a CDS encoding stalk domain-containing protein, whose translation is MKKVLVVSMVATVLGTSVVSAVSAAPAVKPAANAAQVQNSTLTINGNSVVVRSIVKNGETLVSLRDVIKAIGAQAEVHSGTTVIKLNDHSVTLQNNSKQIVVDDVKVNLNQPITIIGGTSYIALRPLVSGVGGTIVKRNGLLEISTVSLIDEVENPRFAGADKLIVSKSDNNGRNDYLVNTTSGKYELLLTTDGGSDLVISPSGDQAAYTNAEGAVYVIDLKTKASKLITSDNSIKPELVWSADGSAIYFLQGDKGSVIAKLNLADGAITKVVEDKVDYKENLNVSADGKKFIYTVTTLGTVTSDTTNVDEDNVSIDFSSNQQQIFSYNKGDSKPEAVKLTTSTDDKVFVWSADGQKAYYVSVPSEDGKASLLSVDSSQKSTPVYAEYDVEQAILSGGILYVLAAQDDNSSVILSIDPLTGKQTKLYTVSSDVSSIAVAGSQISVVENGRVLVQAGGSWRAVTK
- the pstA gene encoding phosphate ABC transporter permease PstA, producing the protein MSVKKQAEGIPSYSFGKRRGSSTLLDRIFTGMVWGVGIVVILFIVGLLFLLLEKGLPLLSWDFLYGVPSEIEEGGGIGPALFNSFYVLILSLLISIPIGMAAGIYLAEFAPNNKVMEIVRICVEGLSSVPSIIFGLFGIALFVEYFEIGLTILGAAVSLAFLNLPVLTRVTEESIRTVPVELRNASFALGSTHLQTIRHVLLPVALNGIMTGICLTAGRAFGESAVIILTAGVSTSGEMWDFNLFSPGGTLAVHLWYIQSEAIVPDAAEIAQKATAVLIFVALLINILFRVPLWLNARKNQV
- a CDS encoding phosphate ABC transporter substrate-binding protein, with amino-acid sequence MKKWIKPFTAMLMAVSLIGGLGGATTASAAKSTEKGKIVINGSSALLPLTLQAASEFKKDNPKVKISASAAGSITGPQSVRKGIADIGAVDWDASKDVPGFKKFDGLVANPVAVTVFTAVVNTNVGVSNLTTKQLQDIFSGKVTNWKEVGGSDANIVVVNRKFGSGTRVNFQQKALDGKDFMSKGDNYKEVGSSGDMKTTIETTPNAIGYIDLPYVTSKMKAVSINGVAPTEKNVLNKTYKVWGIGYYMTKGQPTGATKAFIEYIQSSKFQNGSLKKLKFIPLAAVK
- the pstC gene encoding phosphate ABC transporter permease subunit PstC; translated protein: MIDLNPSTNSPAPSELGPSIGKAPGSGTRFDRKARLRWSNKLFRMICIGSTLFVCLVLLCILVLMLRTGVLTFADVSLREFFFSTNWDPENEHYGALIFILGTLALTGLTMLFAVPISVIIAVFLAEMTPKWLRQMLRPVLDLLVGIPSVVYGFLGLTILIPWLRDLSGHDLADGLLAASIVLTIMVLPTISRISDDAISAVPNKYRDAAYALGANRFQTVIRVVLPAARSGIMYAVILGMTRAIGETMAVVMVIGNTAQLANSLFTPTAVLTSNIVMQISSVEFDSTWNHGLYMMGFILLAISILMIVAVRMLQKRGGHNT